A single genomic interval of Mesoplodon densirostris isolate mMesDen1 chromosome 8, mMesDen1 primary haplotype, whole genome shotgun sequence harbors:
- the MTERF4 gene encoding transcription termination factor 4, mitochondrial, which yields MAALGRRVLDWHRLIPLTWSLIARQTTQLGEQKRTTAFLLRKLTTVSSVEGLGDSPFVEPQKCAQEPEHRTGLPQCLLEKQRTAVEREKIVSSLLDMGFSDVHVNELLSIQPGAHPQQLLDIISELILLGLNPEPVCVALKKSPQLLKLPIMQMKKRSSYLRKLGLGEGKLKRVLYRCPEIFTMRQQDIEIIVEVLKEKCLFTVKQVTEILHRCPCVLREDPGELEYKFQYAYFRMGIKHVDVVKTDFLQYSMTKTKERHVFLERLGRYQTPDKKGQTLVPNPLLKDILRVSEAEFLAKTACSSAEEFGVFKELLAREEEEPEGRMADAGSLEEEGDP from the exons atggctgcgttgggtcggcGG GTCTTGGATTGGCACCGCCTGATCCCCCTCACCTGGTCCCTTATTGCTAGGCAGACTACTCAGCTTGGAGAACAGAAGAGGACGACTGCTTTTTTGCTGCGTAAACTGACAACGGTCTCCAGCGTGGAGGGGCTCGGGGATTCACCCTTTGTTGAACCCCAGAAGTGCGCGCAAGAACCAGAGCACAGGACGGGGCTGCCTCAGTGCCTCCTTGAGAAGCAGAGGACGGCTGTGGAGCGAGAGAAGATCGTCAGTTCCCTCCTGGACATGGGCTTCAGTGATGTCCATGTTAATGAACTGCTCAGTATACAGCCAGGTGCCCACCCTCAGCAGTTGCTGGACATCATTTCAGAATTAATACTCCTGGGTCTGAATCCAGAGCCTGTGTGTGTGGCCTTAAAGAAAAGTCCTCAGTTACTGAAACTGCCTATCATGCAAATGAAGAAGCGCTCCAGTTACCTGCGAAAGCTGGGGCTTGGAGAAG GGAAATTAAAGAGGGTGCTTTACCGTTGCCCTGAAATTTTCACCATGCGTCAGCAGGACATTGAGATCATTGTCGAGGTTCTCAAGGAGAAGTGCCTTTTCACGGTAAAGCAAGTCACCGAGATTTTGCACAGATGCCCCTGTGTTCTTCGGGAGGACCCTGGTGAACTGGAATACAAATTCCAG TATGCCTATTTCAGGATGGGGATTAAACATGTGGACGTGGTGAAGACCGACTTCCTGCAGTACTCCATGACCAAGACCAAGGAGAGGCATGTGTTCCTGGAGCGCCTGGGCCGGTACCAGACCCCCGACAAGAAGGGGCAGACGCTGGTCCCCAACCCTTTACTCAAGGACATCCTCAGGGTTTCAGAAGCTGAGTTTCTGGCCAAGACAGCCTGTTCTTCTGCTGAGGAGTTTGGGGTGTTTAAGGAGCTCTTGGcccgggaggaggaggagcctgaGGGCCGAATGGCTGACGCCGGaagcctggaggaggagggggatcCGTGA